Genomic window (Hippoglossus stenolepis isolate QCI-W04-F060 chromosome 11, HSTE1.2, whole genome shotgun sequence):
CCACAGCTCAGACTCAGGCCTGCAGACCCAGATGATGTGGGGGGGGGACCTGGCACCAACACAACACACCTCACACCACACCTAACTCTCTGAGGGGCAGATAGAGGACCATCAGCCTGGAGCATGCACCCAGACGTGCAGCCTGCAGGCCGGACACCGCCTCGGAGGGTGGAgctcagccacagctgctgtggtggtggtgctcGATACAgacggagcagctgcaggaaaacaaccCAGCCGAGGGAACTTGGGTTGAGTTGCATTAGCAGAGCTGCTAGCCGGAGCCCGACGTCCTCTCCAGACCTGGGGAAGGCCACGAGTTGGAAAACACACTCCCCTCCCGAGTGCGGGGGTTCACCGCAGCGGGGGAGCACGAGTCCGATAAACTAGATAAACAAAGTGGAAGCGCAGGACAAGGGGGGGGCAGTGCGGGAGCTAAGCGGGTTAGCCACCGACGCTCCAGCGGGCAGTCGTGCGCCGAGTGACGGCAGCGACTCGCTCCTCTGACGGACACTCGCACCGCGGCTGCCCCGGTGGTCCTCGCGGCTACCGGGCGGGTTTTTAACGGTCACGGTTCGCTCGAGGTTGTCGCTCGCAGCCCGTCGGAGTGATTCCTGTCAGCGGGTGTTTATTTACCAGCGTTGTGTAATTGACGTAAATCCCCGTaacaccaccacctcctcctcctccaccacctcctcctcctccttatcgGGGTTCTCCGCCGTTCAACCGCCGACACTCACCGtgacaccccccaccccctcccacgACCCGCTCCTCCTCACCGTGCGGAGCGGCGAGATATCCCGGGAAACAAACCCCCCTCACTCACCGGAGGAATCCTCATCTTGTTACGCGCGGTCCCGCGGAGCCCCTCCGTCACTGTCCGTCATAGCTAATCGTCTTTCCGGGGCTGTTTCTGCGTGTCCTCGCCGAGACACCGACCCGCCACCGACCGCCCGACTCCTGCTGCACTCGTGGGAAAGTCCAGCCCGAGATCCGCCGGAGTTGTTCCGCTTGAATATTGAGGGAAAAATGAGGAGAACCGTCAAGGTAGCTGCAGGTCATGTCCTCCACTTCCGGCTGGGATGccatgtcaaaataaaagtgaatttcCTGCGCATTTAAaagcaataaatcaaatgtgtatgtaatgatataataaaaaaaaacagggtgtGTAAGAAAGTCTAAagatcaaaacacacactgatcatcAATTagatgttttgttatttttctatatCTTCTTTTCTCGtcattaaaggttcagggtgaagaatttagtgacatctagtggtgaggtgtCGTGTTGCAGCTTAATTTTGCTATTTTCTCTGCTAAGGTtccattgttttattctcatttcatCTGTCTGGTGTTGTTTCTTCCTTTTAAAGACCTGTTGTACCtttgtcaacaaaacactttataaataaagttaattaaatgAAGTAGAAATTAACAAATTATACAAACTATGATCAATGTGAAGCTTAAGGAAAATGACTTGTACTAACTAATGCACCATAGTAGGTTCATTAGAGGATTAAAATATGTTGAATCAAAACAGagtaaagtatttttattttaagattaaaCAATCTGCATCTACACAAATGATTGTCGCTTCTATccaagacacaaacatgtaagTTCACTTGTAATTTTAATCACTTTGATAGTGAAGCAGGTGaagtcattttaaatgatgGTGCAACACTGCTCACGTGCTactaaataaagagaaaatgtttgcatgcacatgttttatcatttgtttgtaGGAGCACCACAGTCTTTGCATATCAATTTTACGGGCTTTTACTTCCGTGGCTTCCTGTGTTGCTGCAGCACTTCTCTCAGTGTAACTTGATGCAGCCTCCGGTTCCTGCTCtgtgctccagcagctgcagcatcagggACATTTTGGCTCTAACCGGGCCGCTGGAGGTGCTGAGCCCCGGGGCGGGTCCGCAGCTCCGTCCCGCCTGCGACACGACACCCTGGAGCCAAAATGGCCCGGTGGTTCCTCCCCGGTGACCGTGTCTGCACACTGTGTCCGATCCTAGGACTGGTTTCCATTAGCTTTACAATTACTTTATCAAAGAACTAAGTCATCTGCACGtgctcattaaaatgtccagaacCAGAAATGACTTATTTAATGCTATTTACATCCATACAAAATATAGTTCAGtttaagaatatatatttaaaaaatctactACTACTCTGCAgtgtgtaaaagtgaaaattaatcaaataatatTGTAGTTGTAAATGAACAAAATACATTGGGTTAGATATAAACTATCATAGCAATACATAAgttaaaatttaattaattataaatatcaacattaacattaacattaaactgACCCCAACAattctgctgctttattttgtaTGCTTAAAAAGTataaactgacatttaaaactTCAGAAAAGTTGTGAATGCAGGACTATTATTGGAGAACTTCTACATTGTGGTGACACGACTTATTTGGTTTTCCATCAATATCAAGAGGCCAACAGCCCGTTTAAGTTACCACAACCAAAAgtaatgtaataaaactacaaatactTTAAAGAAACTCTAAATTATTCaattgtttttctcatgttCTGCCGCTGTATACTTGTACTACACTACACTTAAATACTGAGTTTTATTACTCATTTTATACCTCAAATATCTCTAAAGATTTAACACACAACAGGGAAATTAACAGTAAAATATAGTTGTAAAAATAAGATTCATTTTGACCAGATGCATCATTTAAATGCTGCTAAATCAGTgttaatattttatgattaaacATTGACAGAGGCCATTCGACTGCATATCTAGTTAATTTTCTCAGTAAATTATGTAAGAGTGCAGGACTTTGACTTGTAATGGAGTAATCTTATATTCtacttttcagttttaatacTTCTCCATggttcttttatttgtattaattcagCACTTACCAATGAGTAAATGTATCAAACTACTTTAACAAGATTTGAGCTGtttaaatttcatttgataaCTGCGTCACACAACAGCTCAGATATCCATGAATTCAAGGAAGTGTAAAGGAAGCGGTGCACTGTGGTTTATTCTATTAACACAATCAGCATCAACTAATACTTCAGGAGTGAGGAATACAGTAATGCAGCTTTTTTATTCGACAGTTTTCccctttcaaataaaaatccaaaaaaagtcaaataataaAGAGAAGCGTGAGTAgcccaaaaatgttttattaaattcataATCACCACTCTATGTAAAATGAATTACTCATTCActttaattgtaatttaataAACAATCTCTTAAATACTAGCCACGTTGAACCATGTAGAAAGCTTAAAGTATTTCTTAAGTAGTTTGAGTCCTTTGGGTGCGGAGATGGATACAGATCCTCGTGTCTCGGAGTGTCCACATTATCAACGCCTACTGAAATCAAAACCTACTGAATCTGCATGATGTTGTCACGGTTGTATTTTGCTGCTGTGGCAGGCTGAACCAAAGTGGTTCACGTCTCCGGAGATGATGCATTGCACCTTTAACAACCGTTTCCCCCACAACAGGAAATGCCCTATGTGAGTCCGCgagaggtaaaaataaaaaacggcTGACGGAGGAATAAGGAGGATTCATCAGTTTGCTTCGTTCTTTGAGGCTTCGTCAAAGTTCTCCACGAGatctgagagacagaaaaccaCACATCAGAATCAGCAAAATGACGAGTCACTGTTTCACCAAAGAGCTGGAGGAACAACACCTGAATAACTATCAATTTCAATAGATTAAAGAACTAAAACAATCATCTCCATCAATACCTGGAACAtcgtcgtcctcctcttctgcaTTTTCCTCCTTGACTGCTTTCATGTCCATTGCtaaaaaatgcataaagaaATACGAGTGATTTCAAAGTTCAGCAACAAGTTAAAAGAAGTAAGATTTTTGTTCATGTGTTCTCTTGTTTCTATTTCACATTCTTCCTTTCTGATCTTTCACTCGTTGACCCAAGATGTCAACGATAAGTTTCTTAACTCTTCTCAAACCTTCAGATGAAACCTGGTCAGTGAAACAGACActtttgcaaaaataaaaagatgctgCTCTTCAGGGAACGGAGGTTCTTGAAGTGctcagtaaaagtaaaatcttAACTTCTACAATTAGGAAAGAGCCTGAGATGTGATGTGATCTAAAGCTGCAATGTCATAACCTTTTAACAGTCACAACAGTCAAAGTATGACAGAAAATAAGGCCCAAGACTACAGCAATACAATAAATGAATTGGTCAGTGTCCTCATCAGTGAAATTCTGTAATATCTACAACCTACATTTGTGCAGCCTTTCCTCTTCATCCACATCCTCACACTCCCTCCTGTCAGGCTCATGAAAGCCATTAAAACATTCTCTCCAGCAGCGTTTTGAGCTTTTTCCGGTTCATTTCTGTATTAAAGACGTCAAAGACGCTGCGGACGTGTTTTCACTTGTCATAAAAGTATTTCCCCTGTTGCAGCAAAACACTTATCACCAGCCCTCAGAAGCTTGTGCAGGTGAAAATGGACTAAAACACTTTTATGGTCGACTAACTGAAGACTCACAATACGACAGCTGAAAACACTTGCTAGCTCAACAACATTAAGGCTAAAAATAACCCAGAACGCAACACTCTTTGCAGAAGACTGTGTTGGACTGTGTCTCTCCATTCATACGGAATATCTGATATGAACAAGCCTCTTGTCCTCTAATGTAAGACATCCTCCCCTTTTAAAAGCCTAATTTCCACTGAAAACTCATTTCTTGTATTCAGGCGGACCCTGTAACTTTGTGACCATCAAAGtacaagcgtgtgtgtgcgtgtgctcacATTGCCGTGGGAACTGCTCAGCCAGCTTGCGCAGGCTGCTGAGGCTGTCGGCTCCCAGCTGGCTCAGGATGCCCGGCAGCATCTCGGTCAGCTGCTTGATCTCGGCGTGGCCCGTGATGGCGAAGGTGTTGGCGGACAGAGACGCCTGCACTTTGGGGTTGTTGAAGTGGATCACCGTCCCATCGTCTTTTATCATATTCACctgagagggggaaaaaatatattcatacacAGTTTATGattgaatgaaagaaaagctACTGCATTAACCTCATGCTTTATCTAATTGTAGAGCTTTGACTAAACTGAAACTCTTAGAAGCAGCTTGTTTGATAAAAAACCCTCGAGGGACTGACTACAACCCTTTGGTTGGATTCCCCTTGTCTTTATCTTTCTTCTGACAGAACAATGATAAAAGCACAAActctcagagaaaagaaatacatCACTGACATTAGTTATATTTGTAATCTGATGGGAGATGCCTCACCTCCTCGATCCCTGCGATGTTGTTCACTGCCAGCTTCTTCAGAGAGCCCTGGAGTTTCTTGTCGTCAGCTGTTGCCGTTTTGTGAACAACCTTTTTCTTCCTGCGGGCTGTTCCCTGATGAAAGAACAGGTGTGGATGCCAATAAAAGGATTAGATTACCAAACGACCAAGAACATGTGTCTGACTTGTCTTGTCCATGTTggacaac
Coding sequences:
- the LOC118118166 gene encoding transcription factor BTF3 homolog 4 → MNQEKLAKLQAQVRIGGKGTARRKKKVVHKTATADDKKLQGSLKKLAVNNIAGIEEVNMIKDDGTVIHFNNPKVQASLSANTFAITGHAEIKQLTEMLPGILSQLGADSLSSLRKLAEQFPRQSMDMKAVKEENAEEEDDDVPDLVENFDEASKNEAN